Proteins encoded within one genomic window of Saccharopolyspora pogona:
- a CDS encoding ABC transporter substrate-binding protein, which produces MKRLLICAAAAALLLTGCGSQNPLEANRNQGGALVVGSADFAESELLMNIYAEALKTTGAEVETRPRIGAREFYVNAVRNGELSVVPDYTGNLLKYLNPQASATEPQQVYEQLKQSVPGEMELLEQSPAEDSDVLTVTAATAGTGVRSMADLGPRCGEFVLGAPAEWKSRWEAKIAEDYGCRFKEIRPVEAGTITVDALTSGQIQVANLFTTSSQIAANNLVKLADPKNMFPAQNVVPLAHKGKLTPQQAEALNKVSRALDTDKLTELNRKIEVDKANPADVAKEFVASAGL; this is translated from the coding sequence ATGAAGCGGTTGCTGATTTGCGCCGCCGCGGCGGCGTTGCTGCTGACCGGCTGCGGTTCGCAGAACCCGTTGGAGGCCAACCGGAACCAGGGCGGCGCGCTGGTGGTCGGCTCGGCCGATTTCGCCGAGAGCGAGCTGCTGATGAACATCTACGCCGAAGCGCTGAAGACCACCGGCGCCGAGGTGGAGACCCGGCCGCGCATCGGCGCCCGGGAGTTCTACGTGAACGCGGTGCGCAACGGGGAGCTCTCGGTGGTCCCCGACTACACCGGGAACCTGCTGAAGTACCTGAACCCGCAGGCGTCGGCGACCGAGCCCCAGCAGGTCTACGAGCAGCTCAAGCAGTCCGTGCCGGGCGAGATGGAGCTGCTGGAGCAGTCCCCGGCCGAGGACTCCGACGTGCTGACCGTCACCGCCGCCACCGCCGGTACCGGGGTGCGGTCGATGGCTGATCTCGGGCCGCGCTGCGGCGAATTCGTGCTCGGCGCGCCGGCGGAGTGGAAGTCCCGCTGGGAAGCCAAGATCGCGGAGGACTACGGCTGCCGGTTCAAGGAGATCCGCCCCGTCGAGGCGGGCACCATCACGGTGGACGCGTTGACGTCCGGCCAGATCCAGGTGGCGAACCTGTTCACCACCTCGTCGCAGATCGCGGCGAACAACCTGGTGAAGCTGGCAGACCCGAAGAACATGTTCCCGGCGCAGAACGTGGTTCCACTGGCGCACAAGGGGAAGCTGACCCCGCAGCAGGCCGAGGCGCTGAACAAGGTGTCCCGCGCCCTCGACACGGACAAGCTGACGGAGCTCAACCGGAAGATCGAGGTCGACAAGGCCAACCCGGCCGATGTCGCCAAGGAGTTCGTCGCCTCGGCCGGCCTCTGA
- a CDS encoding IclR family transcriptional regulator, translated as MGGSSDVPALRRGLAILRVLAGRAGPVSAVVIARDLDLPRSTTYHLLAELVAAGFVTHLPEERRYGLGMAAFELGSAYLRHDPLERLAGPLLRRLVDEVGRTAHLGVLHGGESLYLIKERPSQPQTLVTDVGVRLPAQLTASGRALLAHLPAAHVRALLPSSERFVRRTDRGPRNLPELRRLLAEERRRGWAIEDGFVTAGFASVACAVFDHGARPIAAISVTFRHFCETPGGEPCAETWPNLATQVHRTAAELTTRISGRSA; from the coding sequence GTGGGCGGCAGCAGCGACGTTCCCGCGTTGCGACGCGGGCTGGCCATCCTGCGGGTGCTCGCGGGCCGCGCCGGGCCGGTGTCGGCCGTGGTCATCGCCCGTGACCTGGACCTGCCCCGGTCGACGACCTACCACCTGCTGGCCGAGCTGGTCGCCGCCGGATTCGTGACCCACCTGCCGGAGGAGCGGCGCTATGGGCTGGGCATGGCGGCCTTCGAGCTCGGCTCGGCCTACCTGCGCCACGACCCGCTGGAACGCCTCGCCGGGCCGCTGCTGCGCCGGCTGGTGGATGAGGTGGGCCGCACCGCGCACCTTGGCGTCCTGCACGGCGGCGAGTCGCTCTACTTGATCAAGGAACGCCCGTCCCAGCCGCAGACGCTGGTAACCGATGTCGGCGTCCGGCTGCCCGCGCAGCTGACCGCGTCCGGGCGCGCGCTGCTCGCGCACTTGCCCGCCGCGCACGTGCGGGCCCTGCTGCCGTCGAGCGAGCGGTTCGTGCGGCGGACCGACCGGGGCCCGCGGAACCTGCCCGAACTGCGCCGGTTGCTGGCGGAGGAGCGCCGACGCGGCTGGGCGATCGAGGACGGTTTCGTGACGGCGGGCTTCGCCTCGGTGGCGTGCGCGGTGTTCGACCACGGGGCCCGCCCCATCGCGGCGATCAGCGTCACCTTCCGCCACTTCTGCGAAACCCCGGGCGGCGAACCCTGCGCCGAGACCTGGCCGAACCTGGCCACCCAGGTCCACCGAACGGCGGCGGAACTGACCACCAGGATCAGCGGCCGCTCGGCCTAA
- the hutH gene encoding histidine ammonia-lyase: MQDNVLNVGPEPLDRDEVVDVARGGTRVELTRLAEHGIAATRKHIEALAAEPRPTYGVSTGFGALAVRHIPSDRRAALQQSFVRSHAAGAGPAVEPEVVRAQMLLRLHTIATGRTGVRPETAHALAGMLNAGIVPVVHEFGSLGCSGDLAPLAAVALALTGEGDVFDASGRLRPAAEALADAGIEPVVLAEKEGLALTNGTDGMLGMLVLALDDLSALLDVADVTAAMSVEALLGTDRAFAADLQRLRPHPGQAVSAARMLALLANSQIVASHRGPECTRVQDAYSLRCAPQVHGSARDAVGYAETVADRELAAAIDNPVVLDDGRVESNGNFHGAPLAHALDFLAIPLADVASMADRRTDRMLDVARSHGLPAFLADDPGVDSGHMIAHYTQAGVVAELKRLAVPASVDSIPTSAMQEDHVSMGWSAARKLRRGIDGLTTVLAIEMLTAARALDLRAPLEPGPATGAVRDLLRTRVPGPGADRHIAPEIAAAEELIRSGAVREAVAGFTNSTVDRRVS, encoded by the coding sequence ATGCAGGACAACGTGCTCAATGTCGGTCCGGAGCCGCTCGACCGCGACGAGGTAGTCGACGTCGCCCGCGGCGGCACGCGCGTGGAACTGACCCGGCTCGCCGAGCACGGCATAGCCGCGACGCGGAAGCACATCGAAGCGCTGGCCGCCGAGCCGCGCCCCACCTACGGGGTGTCGACCGGGTTCGGTGCGCTGGCCGTGCGGCACATCCCCAGCGACCGGCGCGCCGCCCTGCAGCAGTCCTTCGTGCGCTCGCACGCGGCGGGCGCCGGCCCGGCCGTCGAACCGGAGGTGGTACGGGCCCAGATGCTGCTGCGCCTGCACACGATCGCGACTGGGCGCACCGGCGTCCGCCCGGAAACCGCGCACGCGCTGGCCGGGATGCTCAACGCCGGCATCGTGCCGGTGGTGCATGAATTCGGCTCGCTCGGCTGCTCCGGAGACCTCGCGCCGCTGGCGGCCGTCGCGCTCGCCCTGACCGGCGAAGGCGACGTCTTCGACGCCTCGGGGCGGCTCCGCCCGGCCGCCGAGGCGCTGGCCGACGCCGGGATCGAGCCCGTGGTGCTCGCGGAGAAGGAAGGCCTGGCGCTGACCAACGGCACCGACGGCATGCTCGGCATGCTGGTGCTCGCGCTGGACGACCTGTCCGCGCTGCTGGACGTGGCCGATGTGACGGCGGCGATGAGCGTGGAGGCGCTGCTGGGCACCGACCGTGCGTTCGCCGCCGACCTGCAGCGCCTGCGCCCGCACCCGGGGCAGGCGGTTTCCGCGGCGCGGATGTTGGCGCTGCTGGCGAATTCGCAGATCGTGGCCAGTCACCGCGGGCCCGAGTGCACGCGCGTGCAGGACGCGTATTCGCTGCGGTGCGCACCGCAGGTGCACGGCTCGGCCCGGGACGCCGTCGGCTACGCCGAGACCGTGGCGGATCGGGAGCTCGCGGCCGCCATCGACAACCCGGTCGTGCTCGACGACGGCCGGGTGGAGTCCAACGGCAACTTCCACGGTGCCCCGTTGGCCCATGCGCTGGACTTCCTCGCCATTCCGCTGGCGGACGTCGCGAGCATGGCCGATCGCCGCACCGACCGGATGCTCGACGTCGCACGTTCGCACGGGCTGCCCGCGTTCCTCGCCGATGACCCGGGCGTCGACTCCGGGCACATGATCGCGCACTACACGCAGGCAGGGGTGGTCGCCGAGCTGAAGCGGCTCGCGGTCCCGGCGTCGGTCGATTCGATCCCGACGAGCGCGATGCAGGAGGACCACGTGTCGATGGGCTGGTCCGCTGCGCGCAAGCTCCGCCGCGGCATCGACGGCCTGACGACGGTGCTCGCGATCGAGATGCTGACCGCCGCGCGAGCCCTGGACCTGCGCGCCCCGCTGGAGCCGGGCCCAGCCACCGGCGCGGTGCGGGACCTGCTGCGCACCCGGGTCCCGGGCCCCGGAGCCGACCGCCACATCGCGCCGGAGATCGCCGCGGCCGAAGAACTGATCCGTTCCGGCGCGGTGCGCGAAGCCGTCGCCGGCTTCACAAATTCCACAGTGGACCGGAGGGTGTCATGA
- the hutU gene encoding urocanate hydratase, protein MSEARPVRAPRGTTLTARSWSTEAPLRMLQNNLDPEVAERPDDLVVYGGTGKAARNWASFDAMVRELTTLREDETLLVQSGKPVGVLQTHEWAPRVLIANSNLVGDWANWTEFRRLDALGLMMYGQMTAGSWIYIGTQGILQGTYETFAAIAARRFGSSLAGTLTITAGLGGMGGAQPLAVTMNDGVALVVECDPERAHRRVRHGYLDEVAGDLDAAIEKAVAAKNDRRAYSVAVIGNAAELLPEMLRRGVPADIVTDQTSAHDPLSYLPLGVDLADWRDCAAKKPDEFTERARDSMAKHVEAMVGFLDGGAEVFDYGNSLRGEAELGGYERAFAYPGFVPAYIRPLFCEGKGPFRWAALSGDPADIAKTDQAILDLFGDDEHLARWIRLAGEKVSFQGLPARICWLGYGERAEAGLRFNEMVASGELEAPLVLGRDHLDCGSVASPYRETEAMSDTSDAVADWPLLNALVNTASGATWVSLHHGGGVGMGRSLHAGQVTVADGTELAAQKLARVLTNDPGMGVIRHVDAGYERADEVAAERGIRTPLVG, encoded by the coding sequence ATGAGCGAAGCCCGACCCGTGCGCGCCCCGCGCGGGACGACGCTGACCGCGCGCAGCTGGAGCACCGAAGCGCCGCTGCGGATGCTGCAGAACAACCTCGATCCGGAGGTCGCGGAGCGGCCCGACGACCTCGTCGTCTACGGCGGCACCGGCAAAGCGGCCCGGAACTGGGCCTCGTTCGACGCGATGGTCCGGGAACTGACCACGCTGCGCGAGGACGAGACGCTGCTGGTGCAGTCCGGCAAGCCGGTCGGCGTCCTGCAGACCCACGAGTGGGCGCCGCGGGTGCTCATCGCCAACTCCAACCTGGTCGGCGACTGGGCGAACTGGACGGAGTTCCGCCGCCTCGACGCGCTCGGCCTGATGATGTACGGGCAGATGACCGCCGGGTCGTGGATCTACATCGGCACCCAAGGCATCCTGCAGGGCACCTATGAGACGTTCGCGGCGATCGCGGCCCGCCGCTTCGGCAGCAGCCTCGCGGGCACCCTGACCATCACCGCCGGTCTCGGCGGCATGGGCGGCGCGCAGCCGCTGGCGGTGACGATGAACGACGGCGTCGCACTGGTCGTCGAGTGCGACCCCGAGCGCGCGCACCGCCGGGTCCGGCACGGCTACCTCGACGAGGTCGCCGGCGACCTCGACGCCGCGATCGAGAAGGCCGTCGCCGCGAAGAACGACCGGCGCGCCTACTCGGTCGCCGTGATCGGCAACGCCGCCGAGCTGCTGCCCGAGATGCTGCGGCGCGGCGTGCCCGCGGACATCGTGACCGACCAGACCTCCGCGCACGACCCGCTGTCCTACCTGCCGCTGGGCGTCGACCTGGCCGACTGGCGCGACTGCGCGGCCAAGAAGCCCGACGAGTTCACCGAGCGGGCGCGCGATTCGATGGCCAAGCACGTCGAGGCGATGGTCGGGTTCCTCGACGGCGGCGCCGAGGTCTTCGACTACGGCAATTCGCTGCGCGGCGAGGCCGAGCTCGGCGGCTACGAGCGGGCCTTCGCCTACCCGGGCTTCGTGCCCGCCTACATCCGGCCGCTGTTCTGCGAGGGCAAGGGCCCGTTCCGGTGGGCGGCGCTGTCCGGCGACCCGGCCGACATCGCCAAGACCGACCAGGCGATCCTCGACCTGTTCGGCGACGACGAGCACCTGGCGCGGTGGATCCGGCTGGCCGGCGAGAAGGTTTCGTTCCAGGGGCTGCCCGCGCGGATCTGCTGGCTCGGCTACGGCGAGCGGGCCGAGGCGGGCCTGCGGTTCAACGAGATGGTGGCCTCCGGCGAGCTCGAGGCGCCGCTGGTGCTCGGGCGGGACCACCTGGATTGCGGGTCGGTGGCCTCGCCGTACCGGGAGACCGAGGCGATGTCCGACACCTCGGACGCGGTCGCGGACTGGCCGCTGCTGAACGCCCTGGTCAACACGGCCTCCGGCGCGACGTGGGTGTCGCTGCACCACGGCGGCGGGGTCGGCATGGGGCGGTCGCTGCACGCGGGCCAGGTCACGGTCGCCGACGGCACCGAGCTGGCCGCGCAGAAACTGGCGCGGGTGCTGACCAACGACCCGGGCATGGGCGTGATCCGGCACGTCGACGCGGGCTACGAGCGAGCGGACGAGGTCGCCGCCGAACGCGGCATCCGAACTCCGCTCGTCGGCTGA
- a CDS encoding allantoate amidohydrolase translates to MAGPNELMAAIADVGADRRRGGYSRHVFDDAERELREWFFEQAEARDLRVTTDRNANIWAWWDEPGDDAVVTGSHLDSVPGGGAFDGPLGVVSSLSAVDLLRAKGFTPRKPLAVVVFAEEEGGRFGVPCLGSRLLAGTIDADRARALRDPNGVTFAEAMRFFGADPARLGRDEEALRRIGQFVELHVEQGRGLIDLRRPVAVASSILAHGRWRFRFGGQGNHAGATLIADRHDPMLPASRLVLEARRIAEGVDGGRATVGRLVPNPGGTNVIASAVDVWLDARSPDHRSTRSIVEDLSGAAGEFAAAEGCQVEVVEESYGDTVHFDAAFRDQLSGLLDDAPALSTGAGHDAGILTAEVPTAMLFVRNPTGISHAPEEHAEPGDCDSGANALARVLENLAG, encoded by the coding sequence GTGGCGGGACCGAACGAGTTGATGGCGGCCATCGCCGATGTCGGCGCGGACCGGCGCCGGGGCGGGTACTCCCGGCACGTCTTCGACGATGCCGAACGGGAGTTGCGCGAGTGGTTCTTCGAGCAGGCCGAGGCGCGCGACCTGCGGGTCACCACCGACCGGAACGCCAACATCTGGGCGTGGTGGGACGAGCCGGGCGATGACGCGGTGGTGACCGGCAGCCACCTCGACTCGGTGCCCGGCGGCGGGGCGTTCGACGGGCCGCTGGGCGTGGTCAGCTCGTTGAGCGCGGTGGACCTGTTGCGGGCCAAGGGTTTCACCCCCCGCAAGCCGCTCGCGGTGGTGGTCTTCGCGGAGGAGGAGGGCGGCCGGTTCGGCGTGCCATGCCTGGGGTCCAGGCTGCTGGCCGGGACCATCGACGCGGACCGGGCCCGCGCGCTCCGCGACCCGAACGGGGTGACGTTCGCCGAGGCCATGCGCTTCTTCGGCGCGGACCCGGCGCGGCTAGGGCGGGACGAGGAGGCGTTGCGGCGCATCGGGCAGTTCGTCGAGCTGCACGTCGAGCAGGGGCGCGGCCTGATCGACCTGCGGCGGCCGGTGGCGGTCGCGTCGTCGATCCTGGCGCACGGCAGGTGGCGATTCCGGTTCGGCGGCCAGGGAAACCACGCCGGCGCGACGCTGATCGCCGACCGCCACGACCCGATGCTGCCCGCATCGCGGCTCGTCCTCGAAGCGCGCCGGATCGCTGAAGGCGTCGACGGCGGACGGGCGACGGTGGGGCGGCTGGTCCCGAACCCCGGCGGCACCAACGTCATCGCGTCCGCTGTGGACGTGTGGTTGGACGCGCGGTCGCCGGACCACCGGTCGACGAGGTCCATCGTCGAGGACCTGTCCGGGGCGGCGGGGGAGTTCGCTGCCGCGGAGGGCTGCCAGGTCGAGGTGGTCGAGGAATCCTACGGGGACACCGTGCACTTCGACGCCGCGTTCCGCGACCAGCTCAGCGGCCTGCTCGACGACGCGCCGGCGTTGTCGACCGGGGCCGGGCACGACGCGGGGATCCTCACCGCCGAGGTGCCGACTGCGATGCTCTTCGTGCGCAACCCGACCGGCATCAGCCACGCCCCGGAAGAGCACGCGGAGCCCGGCGACTGCGATTCCGGTGCAAACGCGCTCGCCCGGGTCCTGGAAAACCTCGCGGGGTGA
- a CDS encoding formimidoylglutamate deiminase → MATYWCEWAWLPGGPERGVLFDVDGGRISAAGSARTPPEHAERLPGMTLPGLANAHSHAFHRALRGWHNGARGTFWTWRDQMYQVAAVLDPDSYYRLARGVYAEMALAGITCVGEFHYVHHAASGTRYDDPNAMGHALVQAAQDAGIRLTLLDTCYLAGGFGRSLDGVQRRFSDGAATSWIDRIDKYTMDRDRVRLGAALHSVRAVPAEEIPEVAGWARKSEAPLHLHLSERRAENEACLAAHGCTPTQLLESHGALGADVTAVHATHLAASDVALLGGSGTEVCLCPTTEADLADGIGPAAALRVAGSTLAIGSDGHSVIDPFAEAQAVESYSRLNTETRGHFAADELLEMATTAGHRSLGWPDAGWLGVGARADFVAVDLGSTRLAGVAPEAVPAVARADDVRVVIADGRRIVQDGRHQAIDAAGELHDAISALRA, encoded by the coding sequence ATGGCCACGTACTGGTGCGAATGGGCCTGGCTGCCGGGCGGCCCGGAGCGGGGCGTGCTCTTCGACGTCGATGGCGGCCGCATCAGCGCCGCAGGTTCGGCCCGAACCCCGCCCGAGCACGCCGAACGGCTGCCGGGAATGACGCTGCCCGGGCTCGCGAACGCGCATTCCCACGCCTTCCACCGGGCGCTGCGCGGCTGGCACAACGGCGCGCGCGGCACCTTCTGGACCTGGCGCGACCAGATGTACCAGGTGGCGGCGGTGCTGGACCCGGACAGCTACTACCGGCTCGCCCGCGGCGTCTACGCCGAGATGGCGCTTGCCGGGATCACCTGCGTCGGCGAGTTCCACTACGTGCACCACGCCGCGAGCGGAACCCGCTACGACGACCCGAACGCGATGGGCCACGCCCTCGTGCAGGCAGCGCAGGACGCGGGGATCAGGCTCACGCTGCTCGACACCTGCTACCTGGCAGGCGGTTTCGGCAGGTCACTGGACGGCGTGCAGCGGCGCTTCTCGGACGGCGCTGCGACTAGCTGGATCGACCGGATTGATAAGTACACTATGGACAGAGACCGGGTTCGCCTCGGAGCCGCGCTGCATTCGGTCCGCGCGGTGCCCGCCGAGGAGATCCCGGAGGTGGCGGGCTGGGCTCGCAAGAGCGAAGCGCCGTTGCACCTGCATCTTTCCGAGCGGCGCGCCGAGAACGAGGCATGTCTGGCGGCACATGGCTGCACGCCGACCCAACTGCTGGAATCGCACGGCGCGCTGGGCGCGGATGTGACGGCGGTGCACGCCACCCACCTGGCCGCATCCGATGTGGCGCTGCTGGGCGGTAGCGGTACCGAGGTGTGCCTGTGCCCGACGACCGAGGCCGACCTGGCCGACGGGATCGGTCCGGCGGCGGCGTTGCGCGTCGCGGGAAGCACGCTCGCGATCGGCAGCGACGGGCATTCGGTGATCGACCCGTTCGCGGAAGCCCAGGCCGTCGAGTCGTACTCGCGGCTGAACACCGAGACCCGCGGGCACTTCGCGGCCGACGAGTTGCTGGAGATGGCGACCACGGCCGGGCACCGGTCGCTCGGCTGGCCCGATGCGGGCTGGCTCGGCGTCGGCGCCCGCGCCGACTTCGTCGCCGTGGATCTCGGGTCGACCCGGCTGGCGGGCGTTGCGCCGGAGGCCGTCCCGGCGGTCGCGCGGGCCGACGACGTGCGGGTCGTGATCGCCGATGGTCGCCGCATCGTGCAGGACGGTCGCCACCAGGCGATCGACGCGGCGGGAGAACTCCACGACGCGATCAGCGCGCTCCGCGCGTAA
- the hutI gene encoding imidazolonepropionase, producing MTSTVITGIGELATNDDELGTLTDAALVIDRDRVVWAGPAASAPDADERFHAAGRAVLPGWVDSHTHLVFAGDRTAEFAARMAGKPYQAGGIAVTVRATRGATDEELAANLRKHIAEAAAQGTTCMETKTGYGLTVADELRSAKIAAEADEVTFLGAHLVPPGEDADAYVDLVCGEMLDAVAPHVGWCDVFCEKGAFDVDQSTRILEAAKERGLGLRVHGNQLAPGPGVRLAVEMGAASVDHCTYLPESDVDALAGSETVATLLPACDLSTRQPLPDARALIDAGATVALASNCNPGSSYTSSMAFCVTTAVLQMRMSIEEAVRAATWGGARALRRESGDGAVGVLRPGARADVHILDAPSTTWLAYRPGVPLTHAVWRRGNRIR from the coding sequence ATGACAAGCACAGTTATTACTGGAATCGGCGAGCTGGCGACGAACGACGACGAGCTCGGCACGCTCACCGACGCCGCGCTGGTCATCGACCGTGACCGGGTCGTCTGGGCCGGGCCTGCGGCTAGCGCCCCGGACGCTGACGAGCGGTTCCACGCCGCCGGGCGAGCGGTCCTGCCGGGCTGGGTCGACAGCCACACGCACCTGGTGTTCGCCGGGGACCGCACCGCGGAGTTCGCCGCCCGGATGGCCGGAAAACCCTACCAGGCGGGCGGAATCGCGGTGACGGTAAGGGCGACGCGGGGCGCCACCGACGAGGAACTGGCAGCCAACCTGCGCAAGCACATCGCCGAAGCGGCGGCGCAGGGCACGACGTGCATGGAGACCAAGACCGGCTACGGGTTGACGGTCGCCGACGAGTTGCGGTCGGCGAAGATCGCCGCCGAAGCCGATGAGGTCACATTCCTCGGCGCGCACCTCGTGCCACCGGGCGAGGATGCGGACGCCTACGTGGACTTGGTGTGCGGGGAAATGCTCGATGCGGTGGCCCCGCACGTGGGTTGGTGCGATGTGTTCTGCGAGAAGGGCGCATTCGACGTCGACCAGTCCACACGGATCCTGGAAGCGGCCAAGGAACGCGGGCTGGGCTTGCGCGTGCACGGCAACCAGCTCGCGCCCGGGCCCGGCGTGCGGTTGGCCGTCGAGATGGGAGCCGCGAGCGTCGACCACTGCACCTATCTCCCGGAGTCCGATGTGGACGCGCTGGCCGGTTCTGAAACCGTGGCGACGCTGCTGCCCGCTTGCGACCTGTCGACGCGGCAGCCGTTGCCGGACGCCCGGGCGCTCATCGACGCTGGCGCCACGGTTGCCTTGGCATCCAACTGCAATCCCGGTTCCTCCTACACGTCGTCGATGGCGTTCTGCGTGACGACGGCTGTGCTGCAGATGCGGATGAGCATCGAGGAAGCGGTGCGCGCGGCGACCTGGGGAGGTGCACGTGCGCTGCGCCGGGAATCCGGCGATGGCGCGGTCGGCGTGCTCCGGCCCGGCGCGCGGGCGGACGTCCACATCCTCGACGCCCCGAGCACGACCTGGCTCGCCTACCGCCCCGGCGTCCCCCTCACCCACGCCGTCTGGCGCCGCGGCAACCGGATCCGCTGA
- a CDS encoding IS1380 family transposase: MQASHSVGAVSVRFDDPNLVSCAGLVPVLRLAEQVGVADLAEQTVKLSPDVGSAGANPGVKVSSIVAGMACGADSFEDLGVIRHGGMSRLFDGIRAPSTLGTFLRGFTYGHVAQLEKLGRIVLERLAGRCGLLPGADELVFVDIDSKIKEVYGAGKQGSAYGYTKVRGLNYLMATISTPGTAPVVAATRMRGGNANSARGAASLITSAIKTARACGATGTIVVRGDSAFFTGPVIAAIRKAGAYFSVTAKHTATVKAAIAGIDENTWQTVRFNRPVFDDRAKQWIYEGEIAETTLEAFTNVTQNPGRAVTARLIVRRTRITTTDATGELFPVWLYHAIFTDSPHELLTAEAEHRGRAGTIEQVFADLNDSAAAHLPSGQLAANGAWLSLAALTHNLMRAAGSLASQFHAKARTTTLRRHLITIPARIARSARRIVLHLPADWHWKQAFTSLFTATHPPPAGACP; encoded by the coding sequence ATGCAAGCATCGCATAGTGTCGGCGCGGTGTCGGTGAGGTTCGATGATCCGAATCTCGTGTCGTGTGCGGGATTGGTGCCGGTGTTGCGGCTGGCCGAGCAGGTCGGGGTGGCTGATCTGGCTGAGCAGACGGTGAAATTGTCGCCGGATGTGGGGTCGGCGGGGGCGAATCCGGGTGTGAAGGTGTCCTCGATCGTGGCGGGGATGGCCTGTGGTGCGGACTCGTTCGAGGATCTGGGTGTGATCCGCCACGGTGGCATGTCGCGGTTGTTCGACGGGATCCGGGCGCCGTCGACGCTGGGCACGTTTCTGCGTGGGTTCACCTATGGGCATGTGGCGCAGCTGGAGAAGCTGGGCCGGATCGTGCTGGAACGCCTGGCCGGGCGGTGCGGGTTGTTGCCGGGGGCCGATGAGCTGGTGTTCGTCGATATCGACTCGAAGATCAAAGAGGTCTACGGGGCGGGGAAGCAGGGCTCGGCGTATGGGTATACGAAGGTGCGGGGCCTGAACTATCTGATGGCCACGATCTCCACCCCCGGTACGGCGCCGGTGGTGGCGGCGACCCGGATGCGGGGTGGTAACGCCAATTCCGCCCGCGGCGCGGCGTCACTGATCACCTCGGCGATCAAGACGGCCCGGGCGTGTGGTGCGACGGGGACGATCGTGGTGCGGGGTGATTCGGCGTTTTTCACCGGCCCGGTCATCGCCGCGATCCGCAAAGCCGGGGCGTATTTCTCGGTCACCGCCAAACACACCGCGACTGTGAAGGCCGCGATCGCCGGGATCGACGAGAACACATGGCAGACCGTGCGTTTCAACCGGCCGGTCTTCGACGACCGCGCCAAGCAGTGGATCTATGAGGGCGAGATCGCCGAAACGACACTGGAGGCGTTCACCAACGTCACCCAGAATCCCGGCCGTGCGGTCACCGCCCGGCTGATCGTGCGCCGCACCCGGATCACCACCACCGATGCCACCGGCGAGTTGTTCCCGGTCTGGCTTTATCACGCGATCTTCACCGACTCCCCGCACGAGCTGCTCACCGCCGAGGCCGAGCACCGCGGCCGCGCCGGGACGATCGAGCAAGTCTTCGCCGACCTCAACGACTCCGCCGCGGCCCACCTGCCCTCCGGGCAGCTCGCCGCCAACGGCGCCTGGCTGTCCCTGGCCGCGCTGACCCACAACCTGATGCGTGCCGCAGGCAGTCTCGCGTCGCAGTTCCACGCCAAAGCCCGCACCACCACCCTGCGGCGGCACCTCATCACGATCCCGGCCCGTATCGCCCGCTCCGCCCGCCGCATCGTGCTGCACCTCCCGGCCGACTGGCACTGGAAACAGGCCTTCACCAGCCTGTTCACCGCAACCCACCCCCCGCCAGCCGGGGCCTGCCCCTGA